The following is a genomic window from Paraburkholderia largidicola.
TGTTCCGGGGGCGTGCCGGTCCAGGCGCTCGCCGCGCGGCTCACAATGCCCGTGTTCTGGGCCAAGTTGGCGCTCCCTGTCTCGATGACCGCCGCGGGCGTAGCGGTCCTGTCGCGTTTGTCCCAACCGGGCGTACCGACTGAGCGAGCATGGAAACTGCTCTGCGTGCCGATCGTGCTCGTCTGGCTGTCCGCGCTGGCGGTACTCGCGGGCGCGCCGGCGCCGATGCGCGAGGCGCTGATTCTCGGCCACACCTGGCGAGCCTGTCTCGCCCATATCGTCCAGCTCTCGATTCCCGGGTTCGCGGCGCTATTGATTGCGATGCGTGGTCTCGCCCCGACCCGGCCTGCACTGGCAGGCGCGACTACCGGCCTGCTCGCAGGCGCAATCGGTGCGCTCGCTTACTGCCTGCGCTGCCCAGAGATGGCACCGCCGTTCTGGGCGACGTGGTATCTGGCCGGCATGTCGGTGCCGGCGCTCATAGGCGCATTGGTGGGGCCGCGCGCGATGCGGTGGTGACCAGGTTCGCGATTCGCACGGTCAAACACCCGTGAAACAGAACCTTGCAAATTGATCACCCGACATTGAGCTTGCCGCTGAGCCGCGCGTGAAACGCGCGGCTACGTTCGTCCAGTCCGGTGAACTGCACGGCGACGTCGTGCCGCCGATACTTCGCCTCGATCGAATCGAGCGCGGCGACTGTCGACACGTCCCAGATCTGCGACCGCGAAAAATCGATCACGACGGTACGCGGATCGGCCGAATAATCAAATCGATCGACGAGTTCATTGCTGCTGCCGAAGAAAAGCGGACCATGTATTTCGTAGCGTACGCTCTGTCCATTGGCGGACACGCTGCGCGTCGTGCGGATTACATGCGCAACGCGTCGCGCAAACAGCATGGTTGCGAGCAGCACGCCGCCGACCACGCCGATCGCAAGATTGCCTGTATAGACGGTCAACGCAACAGACATGAGCATCACGGCGGTTTCCGTCAACGGCATGCGGGCGACAGTAGCCGGCCGCAAGCTGTGCCAGTCCACCGTCCTGACCGCGACGACCATCATCACCGCCGCAAGCGCCACCATCGGGATATGTGCCATGACGGGACTCAGCCCAGTGATCAGCGCGAGCATTGTGAGCGCGGCCGCGAGCGTCGAGACCCGCGTGCGCGCGCCGCCGATTCCCACATTCACTACCGTCTGACCGATCATTGCGCAACCCGCGATGCCGCCGAACGCGCCCGCACACAGGTTTGCGAGCCCGAGCGCGCAGGATTCGCGCGTCTTGTCCGAACGCGTTTGCGTTATTTCATCGACGAGCTTCGCCGTCAGCAGCGTCTCGAGCAAACCGACGAACGCAATGCTGACCGCCGTTTGCCACACGATTTTCAGCGTCCCCAGGTCAAACGGTACAGTCCACGCCGTGAGGCCTGGCAGGTCCGCACGCACCGGCTGGCCCGCGCCGACTGTCGGCACGCCCCAGTGCGTCGCGAGCGCGAGGCCAGTGGCGACGACGATAGCGATCAGCGGCGAAGGAATGACGCGCGTGAAACGCGGCGCGCCCAGCACGATCGCGAGCGTTATCGCAAAGAGGCTATAGACGGCGGGAGATTGATGCATCACGTGCGGTAGCTGCGCACAGAAGATCAGGATGCCAAGCGCGTTGACGAAGCCGAGCATCACCGGCCGCGGAATGAAACGCACGATGCGTGCGAGGCCGAAGAGGCCAAACGCCGCCTGGATCAGCCCGCCGAGCAGCACGGCGGGAAGGATGTAGCCGGTCCCGTGCGTGTGCGCGAGCGGCCCGACCACGAGCGCAATGGAGCCCGCCGCCGCCGTGACCATCGCCGGACGCCCGCCGGCCAGCGACATCACGACGAGCAGTACGACCGAGGCGAACAACGCGAAACGCGGTTCCACGCCCGAGATGAACGAGAACGAAATCACCTCGGGGATCAGCGCGAGGCTCGTGACCACGCCCGCAAGCACCTCACGCAGCCATTCGGCGCGCGACGCGGGCAATGCAATGCGCGATGCGACGCGCGGTTTATCGATCCTGTTCGCAGGAGTTGTCATGACCCTATCCCGTTTGTTGACGACGTGGGGAGCGGCGTGGGCAGTGCCCGGCGGGCGGCGCACGCGTCAGGCACGTACGACGCATCGAAAGCCGATGTGGCTCGTTGACGTGTCGAGCGTCTGGCCTTGGCGCGCGGCCGGCCGATAACGAAGGCAATAGTTCGGTGCGCACAGGTGCGAGCCGCCCTTCACCACGTGGCGCACGTTCGGATCGTCGAGCTTCGATGACGGAATGCAGCACGACTTCGTCTCTCCGGCGCTGGGCGCCTCGCCGTAGCGCGTGGCGGTCCACTCCCACACGTTGCCCGCGACGTCGTAAAGACCGTACCCGTTGGCGGAATACGACTTCACCGGCGATGTGCGTTCGTAACCGTCGAGCCGCGTGTTCTGCCACGGAAACTCGCCTTGCCACGTGTTAGCCATCTGCCGGCCGTCCGGCGCGAACTCGTCGCCCCACGGATAGACCGCGCCGTCGAGCCCGCCGCGCGCTGCGTATTCCCATTCGATTTCGGTCGGCAGGGCCTTGCCGGCCCATGCCGCATATGCGCTCGCATCCGCAAACGACACATGCACGACCGGATGATCCAGGAGTCCTTCGAGACCGCTTTCCGGGCCTTGCGGATGCCGCCAGCTCGCACCGGGCACATACGCCCACCACTGCCGATAGTCGCCGCGCCTGACGCGCCCGGGCGGCTGCGTGAACACCAGCGACGCCGGACACAGCAGCGCGGGATCGGCCTGTGGATAAAGCGCGGGATCGGGCTCGCGCTCGGCCGTCGTCAGATAGCCGGTCGCATCGACGAACGCAGCGAACTGCGCATTGGTGACCGGATGCGCGTCGATCCAGAAATCCGGCGCGCTCGCGCGCCGCGCCGGACGCTCTTCCCTGTAGAAGAGATCGGAACCCATCGTGAAGTCGCCGCCCACAATTCGCACCATGCCGTTGGTGCGGGCGGTTTCCGTCGCTGGGGCCTGTGCCGCTGCCTTTGCGGAAGAGCAGCAGCATGCACGCTTCGCGGGTCGTGCGTCCGTCGTCGGCGCGCTCATCGCGTTAGGCGTTGAAGACCGACTTCGGGACGAAGTAGAGTTCCGAGCCGGGCGGAATCAGCTCTTCCTGCTTCACGCTATCCTCGAATTCGCGCACGACGCGATGCGCGTGTTGCATCACCCACCACCGCACATAACGCTGATTGACCGCTTCGCGCTCCTTCGGGTCCTCCTGCAGATGCGTGATCCGCGCGAAGCCAAGCGGCAGTTCGGGATCGTGGAAATGCTGCTGGCGTTTGAAGTTGATCTTGAAGTCCTTCCACTTCACCGCGTGCAGTTCGTCCTTGAGCCACACCATGCACGATTCGCGATTCGAGGTCGGCTGTTCGCCGAGGAAGAAGCGCGTCTGATCCTTGCCGTCGATGAGCCGGTCCTTCGGCGGCTCGGCGCCCGCGAAACTCAGCAGCGTCGTGAACATGTCGGTGACGTGCACCATCTCGTTGCTCTCGACGCCGGCCGGAATGCGGCCGGGCCAGCGCGCCAGGAGCGGCGTTCGGATGCCGCCTTCCGCCGAACTGAAGTAGGAGCCGTCGAAAAAGCCCCCTGTGCCGCGTCCCGCGAGATGGTCCTCGGCGCCGTTGTCGCCGCAGAGGATCACGATCGTGTCGTCGGCCACGCCGAGACGGTCCAGTTCGTCGAGCAGCACGCCGAAGTCGTGATCGAGCATCAGCAGGCAGTCGCCCCAGTCGCCGTTGGTACTCTTGCCCACGAATTCGTCGCGCGGCGACATCGGGAAATGCATCAGCGAATGATTGAAGTACAGGAAAAACGGTTCGTCGTTCTTCACGCAGCGCTGCATGAAGTCGATGCCGCGTTTCTGGTATTCCAGGTCGCAGGTCTTCTTGGTTTCCATGGTGAGCTGCTCGTCGAGGAGCGGTTTCGTGCCCTTGCCCTTGAAACCCTCGTGCATATATGAGTAGCCATCGCGCTCCGGCACATAGTGCGGATCTTCCAGCCACATGCACTCGTCGTACGTCCGCAGCGGACCGTACCACTCGTCGAAGCCGTGATCCGTCGGGAACCGACCGTCCTCCGCGCCGATATGCCATTTGCCGAGACACGACGACTTATAGCCGCCCTTCGCCAGCAGTTCGGCAATCGTGATTTCCCACGTCACTAGGCCGCCGCCGTTGCCTCCGAGCGCGATCGTGTGATTGCCCGAACGGATTGGATAGCGGCCCGTCATCAGCGCGGAGCGTGTGGGCGTGCACTGCGGTTCAACCACGTAGTGGGTCAGCTTGGTGCCCTCCTTGCTGAACGCGTCGATGCGCTTCGTATCCGCGCCGCGCAGCTTGCCACCGCCATAGCAGCCCAGTTCGCCCATGCCCAGATTGTCGACGTGGAAGAACAGGATGTTGGGTTTCTTGCTCATTGCAAAACTCCATCTGTCGGAAGCGCTATCCCCCGCTCCCGGTTAGGGATACTGATCAACAAAAATGCCGGCGCTCTTCGATCCGCCGTGCATGAAGCCCTCAAAGCATTTCTTCGACGCCGTTCGGGCCCATCTCGATGCCGAAACCGTCGACGCCGCCGGACGCCAGCTCCGATCCCATCGCGGCGAGCGACTCTTCGCGGATCAGGTTCTTCAGCCTGTGAACCAGTTCGACAAACTCGGGCGTGTCGAACATCGCCGGAGTGCGCGGACGAGGCAACGGCACGCGGATTTCCGCCTTGACACGGCCGGGCCGCG
Proteins encoded in this region:
- a CDS encoding DUF1109 domain-containing protein; translated protein: MFWAKLALPVSMTAAGVAVLSRLSQPGVPTERAWKLLCVPIVLVWLSALAVLAGAPAPMREALILGHTWRACLAHIVQLSIPGFAALLIAMRGLAPTRPALAGATTGLLAGAIGALAYCLRCPEMAPPFWATWYLAGMSVPALIGALVGPRAMRW
- a CDS encoding SulP family inorganic anion transporter, with product MTTPANRIDKPRVASRIALPASRAEWLREVLAGVVTSLALIPEVISFSFISGVEPRFALFASVVLLVVMSLAGGRPAMVTAAAGSIALVVGPLAHTHGTGYILPAVLLGGLIQAAFGLFGLARIVRFIPRPVMLGFVNALGILIFCAQLPHVMHQSPAVYSLFAITLAIVLGAPRFTRVIPSPLIAIVVATGLALATHWGVPTVGAGQPVRADLPGLTAWTVPFDLGTLKIVWQTAVSIAFVGLLETLLTAKLVDEITQTRSDKTRESCALGLANLCAGAFGGIAGCAMIGQTVVNVGIGGARTRVSTLAAALTMLALITGLSPVMAHIPMVALAAVMMVVAVRTVDWHSLRPATVARMPLTETAVMLMSVALTVYTGNLAIGVVGGVLLATMLFARRVAHVIRTTRSVSANGQSVRYEIHGPLFFGSSNELVDRFDYSADPRTVVIDFSRSQIWDVSTVAALDSIEAKYRRHDVAVQFTGLDERSRAFHARLSGKLNVG
- a CDS encoding formylglycine-generating enzyme family protein translates to MVRIVGGDFTMGSDLFYREERPARRASAPDFWIDAHPVTNAQFAAFVDATGYLTTAEREPDPALYPQADPALLCPASLVFTQPPGRVRRGDYRQWWAYVPGASWRHPQGPESGLEGLLDHPVVHVSFADASAYAAWAGKALPTEIEWEYAARGGLDGAVYPWGDEFAPDGRQMANTWQGEFPWQNTRLDGYERTSPVKSYSANGYGLYDVAGNVWEWTATRYGEAPSAGETKSCCIPSSKLDDPNVRHVVKGGSHLCAPNYCLRYRPAARQGQTLDTSTSHIGFRCVVRA
- a CDS encoding arylsulfatase, which translates into the protein MSKKPNILFFHVDNLGMGELGCYGGGKLRGADTKRIDAFSKEGTKLTHYVVEPQCTPTRSALMTGRYPIRSGNHTIALGGNGGGLVTWEITIAELLAKGGYKSSCLGKWHIGAEDGRFPTDHGFDEWYGPLRTYDECMWLEDPHYVPERDGYSYMHEGFKGKGTKPLLDEQLTMETKKTCDLEYQKRGIDFMQRCVKNDEPFFLYFNHSLMHFPMSPRDEFVGKSTNGDWGDCLLMLDHDFGVLLDELDRLGVADDTIVILCGDNGAEDHLAGRGTGGFFDGSYFSSAEGGIRTPLLARWPGRIPAGVESNEMVHVTDMFTTLLSFAGAEPPKDRLIDGKDQTRFFLGEQPTSNRESCMVWLKDELHAVKWKDFKINFKRQQHFHDPELPLGFARITHLQEDPKEREAVNQRYVRWWVMQHAHRVVREFEDSVKQEELIPPGSELYFVPKSVFNA